The Candidatus Binatia bacterium region TGGCACCTGAGAGAAAACCGCTGTTCTGGGTCGCCTCTTCGAAGGAGAACCTGAAGGACTTTCCGCCCGATGTCCAGGACGTGATGGGGTACGCCCTCGACCTTGCACAGCAGGGACTGAAGCACCCAGATGCAAAGCCCCTTAGCGGATTCGGCGGCGCAGGGGTCCTTGAGATTGTGGAGGATTTCGCCACTGACACCTACCGAACGGTGTACACGGTGAAGTTTGCGGGTGCGGTCTACGTGCTCCATGCGTTTCAGAAGAAATCAAAGCACGGAATCCAAATGCCGAAGCGGGACAAAGAGTTGATCAGGCGGCGTCTCAAGGGAGCGCAGGAAAATTACGCTGACTGGATTGAGCGAGAGGACACACAATGAA contains the following coding sequences:
- a CDS encoding type II toxin-antitoxin system RelE/ParE family toxin, with amino-acid sequence MAPERKPLFWVASSKENLKDFPPDVQDVMGYALDLAQQGLKHPDAKPLSGFGGAGVLEIVEDFATDTYRTVYTVKFAGAVYVLHAFQKKSKHGIQMPKRDKELIRRRLKGAQENYADWIEREDTQ